A stretch of the Teretinema zuelzerae genome encodes the following:
- a CDS encoding NADH-quinone oxidoreductase subunit NuoF, producing MAYTHYILVCGGTGCESSGADNIFNTLQTAAKEAGVNDKVQIVKTGCFGFCEKGPIVKVLPEDSFYVEVKPSDAKEIIEEQIVKGREVKRLLYNKDKKANQVEEIEFYQKQLRIVLRNCGVINPENIEEYIARDGYLALEKALFSLTPQQIVDEIKASGLRGRGGAGFPTGLKWEAGLKAAGDVKYVVCNADEGDPGAYMDRSTIEGDPHSVIEAMTICGKAIGANTGFVYIRAEYPLAVDRLKIALNQAREAGLLGKNILGSGFDFDIEIRLGAGAFVCGEETALLRSIEGQRGMPTPKPPFPAQSGLWGKPTIINNVETWANIPVILNKGAEWFGKIGTADSKGTKVFALTGKVKNSGLVEVPMGTTLREIIFEIGGGIKNGRKFKGVQTGGPSGGILTEEALDTPIDFGALTRLGSMMGSGGMIVMDEDDCVVDVSKFYMEFCVDESCGKCSPCRIGTHQIHSLLEKISRGNGSMEDLDKIKEIGFAMQKSSLCALGQSAPNPTLSTIKKFEDEYVAHIKDKKCAAGKCKHLVVFEINEKCIGCGACARKCPANCITGEKKTRHTIDQSKCLKCGECFNTCKFGAVVKA from the coding sequence ATGGCATACACCCACTACATACTTGTCTGCGGAGGAACCGGATGCGAATCCAGCGGAGCGGACAATATATTCAACACCCTTCAGACCGCGGCCAAAGAGGCCGGAGTCAATGATAAAGTCCAGATCGTAAAGACCGGATGCTTCGGATTCTGCGAAAAAGGTCCGATCGTCAAGGTTCTGCCCGAAGACTCCTTCTACGTCGAGGTAAAGCCCTCCGACGCCAAGGAAATCATCGAGGAACAGATCGTAAAGGGACGCGAAGTAAAGCGCCTCCTCTACAACAAGGACAAGAAAGCTAATCAGGTAGAAGAGATCGAGTTCTACCAGAAGCAGCTCCGCATCGTATTGCGCAACTGCGGCGTCATCAATCCCGAGAATATCGAAGAATACATCGCCCGCGACGGATATCTCGCCCTGGAAAAGGCTCTCTTTTCCCTCACTCCCCAGCAGATCGTCGACGAAATCAAGGCTTCCGGTCTGAGAGGCCGCGGCGGCGCCGGATTCCCCACCGGACTGAAATGGGAAGCCGGCCTCAAGGCCGCAGGCGACGTTAAATACGTCGTGTGCAACGCCGACGAAGGCGATCCGGGCGCGTACATGGACCGTTCCACCATCGAAGGCGATCCCCACTCGGTGATCGAAGCGATGACCATCTGCGGAAAGGCGATCGGAGCAAACACCGGTTTCGTCTACATCCGCGCAGAATATCCCCTCGCCGTAGACCGCCTCAAGATAGCGCTCAACCAGGCCCGCGAAGCAGGACTTCTGGGCAAGAACATTCTCGGCTCCGGATTCGATTTCGACATTGAAATCCGCCTCGGCGCCGGAGCCTTCGTATGCGGCGAAGAAACAGCTCTTCTCCGCTCGATCGAAGGCCAGCGCGGAATGCCCACGCCGAAGCCCCCGTTCCCCGCGCAGTCCGGACTCTGGGGAAAACCCACGATCATCAACAACGTTGAAACCTGGGCGAACATCCCGGTCATTCTCAATAAAGGCGCCGAATGGTTCGGAAAAATCGGAACGGCCGACTCCAAAGGAACAAAGGTATTCGCGCTGACCGGAAAGGTTAAAAACTCCGGCCTCGTCGAAGTTCCGATGGGAACCACCCTCCGCGAAATCATTTTCGAAATCGGCGGCGGCATCAAGAACGGAAGGAAGTTCAAGGGAGTTCAGACCGGCGGTCCTTCCGGCGGAATCCTGACGGAAGAAGCCCTCGACACTCCGATCGACTTCGGCGCGCTCACCCGGCTCGGCTCCATGATGGGCTCAGGCGGAATGATCGTCATGGACGAAGACGACTGCGTAGTCGACGTTTCGAAGTTCTACATGGAGTTCTGCGTGGACGAATCCTGCGGCAAGTGCTCGCCCTGCCGGATCGGAACGCATCAAATTCATTCGCTTCTGGAGAAAATCTCCCGGGGCAACGGATCGATGGAAGATCTCGATAAAATCAAGGAAATCGGATTCGCGATGCAGAAGAGCTCGCTGTGCGCGCTCGGACAGTCGGCTCCCAATCCGACTCTTTCCACGATCAAGAAATTCGAGGACGAATACGTCGCGCACATCAAGGACAAGAAATGCGCCGCGGGCAAGTGCAAGCACCTCGTCGTGTTCGAAATCAACGAGAAGTGCATCGGTTGCGGCGCATGCGCCCGCAAGTGCCCGGCGAACTGCATCACCGGCGAGAAGAAAACCCGCCATACGATCGACCAGTCAAAGTGCCTGAAGTGCGGCGAGTGCTTCAACACCTGTAAATTCGGCGCAGTCGTCAAAGCGTAA
- a CDS encoding NADH-dependent [FeFe] hydrogenase, group A6 produces the protein MINVKINGKALQVAEGTTILAAAKQANVKIPSLCYNSDLPAWASCGICIVRQEGTARMLRACCTKVTEGMSVITHDPEIVKARRTVLELILSNHPQECLTCTRNNNCELQSLAAEFGLRQIRFDHFIIDRPIDNTNDAIVFDRNKCINCGRCVEVCQQVQGVNAIEYQGRGGKTVIGPAALANLADSPCVRCGQCAVHCPVGAIYEAHGSRKIWDRLADPEVTTVVQIAPAVRVALGEEFGLEPGALSTKKIYTALRQIGFNYVFDTNFSADLTIMEEGTELIGRLLEGKGEIPLFTSCCPAWVDYAEKNCHDLLPHVSSAKSPQQMMGAMIKTYWAEKAKIDPAKIFSVSVMPCTAKKYECKRDESMNSSGFQDVDSVLTTRELARFIKQAGIDFNSLAESEADNPLGPYTGAGTIFGATGGVMEAALRTAYAVITGSELGDINFVPARGLQDVKEATVNVKGKDLRIAVVHQLGNVAAVVDAVRASKAKGGEPLYHFIEVMACRGGCVSGGGQPYGADDEVRAKRATGLYTDDTKSEIRVSHKNPYVQQVYTEYLGKPNSEKAHHLLHTHYVKRPLYK, from the coding sequence ATGATTAACGTCAAAATAAACGGAAAAGCCCTGCAGGTGGCGGAGGGAACAACCATCCTCGCCGCCGCTAAACAGGCCAACGTAAAGATCCCCTCTCTCTGCTACAATTCCGATCTCCCGGCATGGGCGTCCTGCGGCATCTGCATCGTGCGCCAGGAAGGAACGGCGCGCATGCTCCGCGCGTGCTGCACCAAGGTCACCGAGGGAATGAGCGTCATCACCCACGATCCGGAAATCGTCAAGGCGAGACGGACTGTGCTTGAACTCATCCTTTCCAACCATCCCCAGGAATGCCTCACCTGCACACGCAACAACAATTGCGAACTGCAGAGCCTCGCGGCTGAATTCGGCCTGCGCCAGATCCGCTTCGACCACTTCATCATCGATCGGCCGATCGACAACACCAACGACGCGATCGTGTTCGACCGCAACAAGTGCATCAACTGCGGCCGCTGCGTCGAAGTGTGCCAGCAGGTGCAGGGCGTCAACGCGATCGAGTACCAGGGACGCGGCGGAAAGACCGTCATCGGACCGGCGGCACTCGCCAACCTCGCCGATTCTCCCTGCGTTCGCTGCGGCCAGTGCGCGGTCCACTGCCCCGTCGGCGCAATCTATGAAGCGCACGGAAGCAGGAAGATCTGGGATCGCCTCGCCGATCCGGAAGTCACCACCGTCGTACAGATCGCTCCCGCGGTCCGCGTAGCGCTCGGCGAAGAATTCGGACTCGAGCCCGGCGCTCTTTCCACCAAAAAGATCTACACCGCGCTCCGCCAGATCGGATTCAACTACGTATTCGATACCAACTTTTCCGCTGACCTCACCATCATGGAAGAAGGAACCGAACTCATCGGCAGGCTTCTTGAAGGAAAGGGCGAAATTCCGCTCTTCACATCCTGCTGCCCCGCCTGGGTCGATTACGCGGAGAAGAACTGCCACGATCTGCTCCCCCACGTCTCCTCTGCGAAGAGCCCCCAGCAGATGATGGGCGCGATGATCAAAACCTATTGGGCGGAAAAGGCTAAAATCGATCCGGCGAAAATTTTCTCCGTATCCGTCATGCCCTGCACGGCAAAAAAATACGAATGCAAGCGGGACGAGTCTATGAACTCTTCCGGCTTCCAGGATGTCGATTCCGTCCTGACGACCCGGGAACTCGCCCGTTTCATCAAGCAGGCGGGAATCGACTTCAATTCCCTCGCGGAAAGCGAAGCCGATAATCCCCTCGGACCGTACACCGGAGCGGGAACGATCTTCGGAGCGACCGGAGGCGTCATGGAAGCGGCTCTCCGCACGGCATACGCAGTGATCACCGGCAGCGAACTCGGCGACATCAACTTCGTTCCGGCTCGCGGATTGCAGGACGTGAAGGAAGCGACCGTCAACGTGAAGGGCAAGGATCTCCGCATCGCGGTCGTCCATCAGCTCGGAAACGTCGCGGCCGTCGTCGACGCGGTGCGCGCGTCCAAGGCAAAGGGAGGGGAACCCCTCTATCACTTCATCGAAGTGATGGCCTGCCGCGGCGGATGCGTATCCGGCGGCGGACAGCCCTACGGAGCGGACGACGAAGTCCGCGCAAAGCGCGCCACAGGCCTCTACACGGACGACACCAAGAGCGAAATCCGGGTTTCCCACAAGAACCCCTACGTTCAGCAGGTATACACCGAGTATCTGGGCAAGCCGAATTCGGAAAAGGCTCACCACCTTCTTCACACTCACTACGTAAAGCGCCCGCTGTATAAATAA
- a CDS encoding (2Fe-2S) ferredoxin domain-containing protein, which produces MAKMSLEDLRKLRESTQQQIKKRDTDDKIAQIVVGMGTCGIAAGAKETLDAFVKELDDKGMGGDVIIRQTGCMGLCQNEPTVEVIMPGMPSIIYGGVNAAVARGIVEKHLMKKELLNERILDRPAVDILKK; this is translated from the coding sequence ATGGCTAAAATGTCGCTGGAAGACCTGCGCAAGCTGAGGGAATCTACCCAACAGCAGATTAAAAAGCGCGATACCGATGATAAAATCGCCCAGATCGTGGTGGGAATGGGAACCTGCGGAATCGCCGCGGGCGCGAAAGAAACACTCGACGCCTTCGTGAAGGAACTGGACGACAAGGGAATGGGCGGAGACGTCATCATCCGCCAGACAGGCTGCATGGGCCTGTGCCAGAACGAACCCACCGTCGAAGTGATCATGCCCGGAATGCCCAGCATCATCTACGGCGGAGTCAATGCCGCCGTGGCCCGCGGAATCGTGGAAAAGCACCTGATGAAAAAGGAACTTCTCAACGAGCGCATTCTGGACCGTCCTGCCGTGGACATTCTGAAGAAGTAA
- a CDS encoding NADH-quinone oxidoreductase subunit NuoE family protein — translation MATACEFSNELNAFIDEWKTKPGNLIMILHRVQEEQGFISKEAAMEVAGRTGNPLARVYGTMSFYHFFKTVKPGKNRISVCLGTACYLKGGQDLIDECKSMLGLSGEQITTEDGLFSVEPVRCIGCCGLAPVLSVNGDVYGKLTRDQIDGVIAKYKTE, via the coding sequence ATGGCTACAGCGTGCGAGTTCTCGAACGAACTCAATGCTTTTATCGACGAATGGAAGACGAAACCGGGCAATCTTATCATGATCCTTCACCGGGTTCAGGAAGAGCAAGGGTTCATCTCCAAGGAAGCCGCTATGGAAGTAGCGGGCCGCACAGGAAATCCATTGGCCCGGGTCTACGGGACGATGTCGTTTTATCACTTCTTCAAGACAGTTAAACCCGGAAAGAACAGAATTTCCGTCTGCCTCGGAACCGCCTGCTATCTCAAGGGCGGCCAGGACCTGATCGATGAGTGCAAGAGCATGCTCGGCCTCTCCGGCGAGCAGATCACCACGGAAGACGGTCTTTTTTCCGTCGAGCCCGTGCGCTGCATCGGCTGCTGCGGTCTCGCTCCCGTTCTATCCGTCAACGGCGACGTATACGGCAAGCTGACCCGCGACCAGATCGACGGAGTCATCGCCAAATACAAGACAGAATAG
- a CDS encoding ATP-binding protein — MHFTLCDMFSDLTQNAVEAGARTITVELDQSPARIGFRVKDDGKGMTAEELQKASDPFYTDGIKHPGRKIGLGIPFLIQTAESTGGTWNISSEKGRGTLLESAFDPTNIDTPPVGSVAGFIRQVLTLEGSYEMIVRRTRKTDAGDETSYEVRRSELLEALGLAEAGSFTDANALALLGTYLESMEE, encoded by the coding sequence ATGCACTTCACGCTCTGCGATATGTTCAGCGATTTGACCCAGAACGCGGTCGAAGCAGGCGCCCGGACTATCACAGTGGAGCTGGACCAGAGCCCCGCCCGCATCGGCTTTCGAGTGAAGGACGACGGAAAGGGAATGACGGCTGAAGAACTGCAAAAGGCCTCGGATCCGTTTTACACCGACGGGATCAAGCATCCCGGCAGAAAAATCGGACTCGGAATACCGTTTTTAATCCAGACTGCCGAAAGCACCGGCGGAACCTGGAACATCAGTTCGGAAAAAGGAAGGGGAACGCTTCTCGAAAGCGCCTTCGATCCGACGAACATAGACACGCCGCCGGTCGGCAGTGTCGCCGGATTCATTCGGCAGGTTTTGACTCTCGAAGGCTCGTACGAGATGATAGTCAGGCGCACCCGGAAAACGGACGCAGGGGACGAAACATCGTACGAGGTGCGGAGGTCGGAGCTGCTGGAGGCTCTCGGACTCGCGGAAGCGGGCTCCTTTACGGATGCGAACGCTCTCGCGCTTCTCGGAACATATCTGGAATCAATGGAGGAATAA
- a CDS encoding CBS domain-containing protein has product MLAIPIHQDNSPEAVLEILFQLKVRDVMTHHILTGKPSESLRDIREVMRKNRITGIPIADQGTLLGIVSMDDIITALDEGWMDDPASLHMTTKVIVLQDTMSLSFCVSYFNKYSFGRFPVLDKDSKLVGIVTASDVISTLLVALNKEIGRIQSEDAASIAEGKMNAAEPDSGCRIVEFKTEPFNFEIAGRASTEVKKILKGLGIDPAITRRIGIASYELEINQVVHSEGGTMKYSITPDRLVIEAVDIGPGIPDLSKAMTEGFSTATERVRSLGFGAGMGLPNTKRVSDDFTIESEAGTGTRVQAIFNLKGSATP; this is encoded by the coding sequence ATGCTTGCAATACCGATACATCAGGATAATTCGCCGGAAGCGGTTCTGGAGATTCTGTTTCAACTCAAGGTGCGCGACGTCATGACGCACCACATCCTCACCGGAAAGCCCTCGGAATCGCTGAGGGACATCCGCGAAGTCATGAGGAAAAACAGGATCACCGGCATACCCATAGCCGACCAGGGAACGCTTCTCGGCATCGTTTCGATGGACGACATAATAACCGCCCTCGACGAAGGATGGATGGACGACCCGGCAAGCCTCCACATGACCACAAAGGTGATCGTCCTCCAGGACACCATGTCCCTTTCCTTCTGCGTATCGTACTTCAACAAATACTCTTTCGGCCGCTTTCCCGTTCTGGACAAGGATTCCAAACTGGTCGGCATAGTCACCGCATCGGACGTGATCTCGACCTTGCTGGTCGCTCTCAACAAGGAAATCGGACGGATACAAAGCGAAGACGCCGCATCGATCGCGGAAGGTAAAATGAACGCGGCCGAGCCTGATTCAGGATGCAGGATAGTCGAGTTCAAGACCGAACCGTTCAATTTCGAAATCGCGGGCCGCGCCTCGACAGAGGTAAAGAAAATACTCAAAGGGCTCGGCATAGACCCGGCGATCACCCGCCGCATCGGGATCGCGAGCTACGAGCTTGAGATAAACCAGGTCGTGCACTCGGAAGGCGGAACGATGAAGTACTCCATCACTCCGGACCGCCTGGTCATAGAAGCCGTCGATATCGGACCGGGAATACCGGATCTTTCGAAGGCGATGACGGAAGGATTCTCCACCGCGACCGAGCGGGTCAGATCCCTCGGCTTCGGAGCCGGCATGGGATTGCCGAACACGAAACGAGTATCGGACGATTTCACCATAGAGTCTGAAGCGGGCACAGGAACCCGCGTCCAGGCGATCTTCAACCTGAAAGGAAGCGCAACGCCATGA
- a CDS encoding PHP domain-containing protein codes for MIIRADLHIHSCLSPCGDLSMSPRAIAGTLASRGVNLAALTDHNSALNCPAFDVACREAGIAALFGIEAQTREECHMLCLFAEPETALKLGEELYAVMPPVPNNPGKMGDQVYVDENEDILGEVEKYLVTSADIGIDELADRVHELGGIAVPAHADRPAFSLVSQLGFIPEGNWDALELVRLPLSEPAARELDTRGYPLITSSDAHYIEHLARRPFDLDIADAPLLRADGRVDMETIRAALARRPR; via the coding sequence ATGATTATCAGAGCGGATCTCCATATCCACTCATGCCTCTCGCCCTGCGGGGATCTGTCGATGTCACCCCGCGCGATCGCCGGAACCCTCGCGTCCCGCGGCGTTAACCTCGCGGCCCTCACCGACCACAACAGCGCGCTCAACTGTCCCGCCTTCGACGTCGCCTGCCGCGAAGCCGGCATTGCCGCGCTTTTCGGCATCGAAGCCCAAACCCGGGAGGAATGCCACATGCTCTGCCTGTTTGCAGAACCCGAAACAGCCCTGAAGCTCGGTGAAGAGCTCTATGCCGTTATGCCGCCCGTGCCCAACAATCCCGGCAAAATGGGCGACCAGGTCTACGTCGACGAGAACGAGGATATCCTGGGAGAGGTTGAAAAATACCTGGTGACGAGCGCCGATATCGGAATAGACGAGCTCGCAGACCGGGTCCATGAACTCGGAGGCATCGCCGTCCCCGCTCATGCGGACCGCCCGGCCTTCTCCCTCGTAAGCCAGCTCGGCTTTATTCCGGAAGGAAACTGGGACGCGCTCGAACTGGTGCGCCTTCCGCTATCGGAGCCGGCGGCTCGGGAGCTCGATACGCGCGGGTATCCGCTGATCACCTCGAGCGACGCGCACTACATCGAACATCTGGCGCGAAGACCCTTCGACCTCGACATCGCAGACGCCCCCCTGCTCCGCGCGGACGGGCGCGTCGACATGGAAACAATACGGGCCGCCCTTGCGAGGCGGCCCCGTTAA
- a CDS encoding C40 family peptidase, with protein sequence MTHITFSGLHITIKKPIKSMLAAGFIILLFGSQPLASQALAAAEKGQLKTRDLFVRSARTYLGTPYRLGGASRAGMDCSGLVMAAANEGAGIATPRTAATIAEWTTRIANDAREPGDLLFFGSGSGINHVGIYLGAGSFIHAASDGPKTGVIISDLQENYWKKHYLYAGRFLPPDNLRRAEPGALPETRAAQNTEDSGTGGGQSMFAGIPFEGRAGFRVTLTGAGLWDMMPGVPFFRGGSVNADIAWVKGVSVYPGLGAGFAADARTGSLSIPLTASIGTSTGFKFFIGTQIHLAADDELDSSPQFPGIIGLGWNSPPAALLGQRISFWQSAEYSWFPDDTSGTGFRFGTGVSLYYDL encoded by the coding sequence ATGACACACATTACATTTTCAGGGTTGCATATTACCATAAAAAAACCGATCAAATCGATGCTCGCGGCCGGCTTCATCATACTGTTGTTCGGTTCCCAGCCGCTCGCCTCCCAGGCTCTCGCGGCGGCGGAAAAAGGACAGCTGAAAACGAGGGATCTGTTCGTCAGGAGCGCGAGAACCTACCTCGGCACTCCGTACCGTCTCGGAGGCGCATCGCGCGCCGGAATGGACTGCTCGGGGCTCGTAATGGCAGCGGCGAACGAAGGCGCGGGAATTGCTACTCCCAGAACGGCCGCGACGATCGCCGAATGGACGACGCGGATCGCGAACGACGCGCGCGAACCGGGAGACCTCCTGTTTTTCGGCTCGGGCTCTGGAATCAACCATGTCGGAATATATCTCGGAGCCGGCTCCTTCATCCATGCCGCCTCGGACGGCCCGAAAACCGGAGTCATCATATCCGATCTGCAGGAAAACTACTGGAAGAAGCACTATCTCTACGCGGGCCGCTTCCTGCCGCCGGATAACCTCAGACGGGCGGAACCGGGAGCGCTTCCGGAAACGCGCGCCGCGCAGAATACCGAAGATAGCGGGACCGGCGGCGGACAGAGCATGTTCGCCGGCATCCCCTTCGAAGGTCGCGCAGGCTTCCGCGTTACGCTTACCGGCGCCGGCCTGTGGGATATGATGCCGGGTGTTCCATTTTTTCGCGGCGGCTCGGTCAACGCGGACATCGCCTGGGTGAAAGGCGTTTCCGTCTATCCGGGACTCGGAGCGGGCTTTGCGGCGGACGCCAGGACCGGATCGCTCAGCATTCCCCTGACCGCGTCGATCGGCACTTCCACCGGATTCAAGTTCTTCATCGGCACGCAGATACACCTTGCGGCGGACGACGAGCTCGATTCGTCGCCGCAATTCCCCGGCATCATCGGTCTGGGATGGAACTCGCCGCCGGCGGCGCTGCTTGGACAACGGATCAGCTTTTGGCAGTCGGCCGAATACTCATGGTTTCCCGACGATACTAGCGGCACCGGATTCAGATTCGGCACGGGGGTAAGCCTCTATTATGATCTATAA
- a CDS encoding AMP-dependent synthetase/ligase — MKLIERSPWAFLDSWRGKTFTGEWPTLPEMFSITVERYGSRPCFTVFESERITLTYNEALAKVKTLAAWLHENGVKKGDHVAVSGKNSPEWAVTYLATLYAGAVVIPIDYGLHDHEIENLLKASDPAYFFVDEEKHEHFVSLKSSWKVMSLSKKDPGAYPYNLQPKNLEAALSSIVPAGEEDLAAIMFTSGTTGTPKGVMLTHRNLVSDCYIAQSNLSIYATDVFYALLPIHHSYTMLAVFIEAISVGAEVVFGKSMAVSRMLKELREGKITMLLGVPLLFNKLLAGIMKGIKDKGPVVYGLMKFLMGVSYLVKKITGKNPGKKIFHAVLDKASLATLRIAISGGGPLAASVFRVYNELGIDFIQGYGLTETSPIVALNPVENFKIDSVGRYFPPHMEMKILDPDENGVGEVAIKGPMVMKGYYKMPEATADVFTDDGWFKTGDLGRLDDEHYLYLCGRAKNMIVTEGGKNVYPEEIENAFQLYYNDIEQITVRGYLMDAETKSEGIEALVYPADDLLKRLNVMRGTPEAEDPVRTAVDDIVERVNKGLQPYQRISKTTLIPEPLEMTTTRKVKRAYSN, encoded by the coding sequence ATGAAATTGATCGAACGCAGTCCCTGGGCCTTTCTTGACTCCTGGCGCGGAAAGACTTTCACCGGCGAGTGGCCGACCCTTCCTGAGATGTTTTCCATAACGGTCGAGAGATACGGTTCCCGGCCCTGTTTTACCGTTTTCGAAAGCGAGCGCATCACCCTTACATACAACGAAGCGCTGGCAAAGGTTAAAACTCTTGCGGCATGGCTTCATGAAAACGGCGTGAAAAAGGGCGATCACGTCGCGGTATCCGGAAAAAACTCTCCCGAATGGGCGGTGACGTATCTGGCGACTCTGTACGCGGGAGCGGTCGTCATTCCGATAGATTACGGCCTGCACGATCACGAAATTGAAAACCTTTTAAAGGCTTCAGATCCGGCGTATTTCTTCGTCGACGAGGAAAAGCACGAGCATTTTGTCTCTCTGAAGTCCTCCTGGAAGGTGATGTCGCTGAGCAAAAAGGATCCCGGAGCCTATCCGTACAATCTGCAGCCCAAGAATCTCGAAGCGGCTCTCTCGTCCATCGTTCCTGCCGGAGAAGAGGACCTTGCTGCGATCATGTTTACTTCCGGTACGACGGGCACTCCGAAGGGAGTCATGCTCACCCATCGAAACCTGGTTTCAGACTGCTATATAGCCCAGTCGAATCTTTCCATATATGCCACCGACGTCTTTTACGCGCTTCTGCCCATCCATCACTCCTATACCATGCTCGCCGTATTCATCGAAGCGATTTCCGTGGGAGCGGAAGTGGTGTTCGGAAAGAGCATGGCGGTTTCACGCATGCTCAAAGAGCTCCGCGAGGGCAAGATCACCATGCTTCTCGGAGTGCCCCTGCTTTTCAACAAACTCCTTGCCGGCATCATGAAGGGAATCAAGGACAAGGGTCCCGTAGTCTACGGCCTGATGAAATTCCTCATGGGCGTTTCCTATCTCGTCAAAAAGATCACCGGGAAAAATCCTGGAAAGAAAATTTTCCACGCAGTTCTCGACAAGGCCAGTCTTGCGACGCTGCGCATCGCGATTTCGGGCGGCGGACCGCTCGCCGCGAGCGTGTTCCGGGTGTACAACGAACTCGGCATCGACTTCATCCAGGGTTACGGCTTGACCGAAACGTCCCCGATCGTCGCCCTGAATCCCGTCGAGAATTTCAAGATAGACAGCGTCGGCCGGTATTTTCCTCCCCATATGGAGATGAAAATTCTCGATCCGGACGAAAACGGCGTCGGAGAGGTCGCGATAAAGGGGCCGATGGTCATGAAGGGCTATTACAAAATGCCCGAAGCGACCGCCGATGTGTTCACCGACGACGGCTGGTTCAAGACAGGCGACCTCGGACGTCTCGACGACGAACATTATCTGTATCTGTGCGGCCGGGCGAAGAATATGATCGTTACCGAAGGCGGTAAGAACGTGTATCCCGAAGAAATCGAGAACGCGTTCCAGCTGTATTACAACGACATCGAACAGATCACCGTTCGCGGATATCTGATGGACGCCGAGACCAAGAGCGAAGGCATCGAGGCCTTGGTGTATCCTGCCGACGACTTGCTGAAAAGGCTTAATGTCATGCGCGGAACCCCCGAGGCGGAAGATCCGGTGCGAACCGCCGTCGACGACATTGTCGAGCGGGTGAACAAGGGCCTGCAGCCGTATCAGAGAATCAGCAAAACCACGCTGATCCCCGAGCCGTTGGAAATGACCACGACCCGAAAGGTGAAGCGCGCGTATTCGAACTAA